Proteins from a genomic interval of Kribbella aluminosa:
- a CDS encoding endo-alpha-N-acetylgalactosaminidase family protein yields MKRSVGCGVLAVAMAAAVLVAPAGAQAQPVGGDPALRSPELTVTVGADFPRVIRYVDNASGQALGGQPDAISTVTIDGVARTAHLVAPPAIADTKASYTLGFDALPGVELDTSLSVAGRVTTFAIDAVRDTGTPGTSRVHTIDIPNQDLVSVSSTDAGATTAFTTLDPDSTRNADKITPVTASTPGEASATGAAYAFVNTSGLAAGIESNSTYDKPSGQSVDDGARFWHQARKGSDGSTRVGVWSGQWTYRADTSPYTEPLPWAKVVVTPDANHDKTVDWEDGAVAFRSIMTEPNGGDQVKDRVITHIPFNFASQATHPFLRTLDDVKRISLSTDGLGQMALLKGYASEGHDSGHPDYGGNYNLRAGGLTDLNTLLKQGKSWNAAFGVHVNATESYPEANAFSEDLVDKNAKGWNWLNQSYYIKQRPDLASGNIVKRFQQLRDETDKNLQELYIDVYYQSGWLADGLTRQLTAQGWQIATEWADRHERTSLWSHWANDLDYGGPTNKGLNSKIIRFVRNHEKDVWNNDPILGQSAIVEFEGWTGETDWNAFYANIWQRNLPAKFLQQQKILDWKADDIRFTGGVRGAVENGKRTVYVGNAKVLDGDKYLLPWDNGKKSYHYNPAGGRTTWQLPAAFAGVKTFTAYQLTDTGRAKPVTIRVNHGSITLDAIPGKPYVLYPVAAPKPRAVNWGEDTHLKDPGFNAGNLAAWDATGGAGIATLENGQHVAQLGTKASSVSQRITGLTKGRTYSASAWVEANRPTTISVDGVTNVITRSTVKNMVAADDKHGAYYQRARVVFQARGSTADLAIGAAAGAAQVRVDDVRVVETTPARGVEDFENVDQGWGPFIKGDAGGITDPRTVLAKKHAPYTQAGWNGKLVDDVLDGNWSLKSHEENEGLVYRTAPWTVNFQAGHKYKVSFDYESGRAGQYAWIQGVDRPGSVEVKATPIGEQRTKATFDQEFVAGCGGDNWVGLRKLTDGGDQTDFVMDNFAVTDLGTTTEPADCTSVAVTGLTGLVPGEANTVTTTFTNNDVVAASNITLGLTAPDGWTVTATTPATHATVAAGATATTTWDVSPPAGTPEGKYVLTATGGQATITGEATVLPPGIVPQSRIKVVDVDSEDVATGGAATMALDGNPSTIWHSAWSQVSTPAGFPHFMTLDLGSTYQVNGLSYLPRQSGTNGMFKGYEVYVSADGQDWGTPVASGQFPNSTAVQRLDFPAEPGRYVKFVGTSSLNGAVFGSAAELNVYGTH; encoded by the coding sequence ATGAAACGTTCAGTGGGGTGTGGAGTACTGGCTGTAGCCATGGCCGCCGCCGTGCTGGTCGCGCCGGCCGGCGCGCAGGCGCAGCCGGTGGGTGGCGATCCGGCGCTGCGGTCGCCGGAGCTGACGGTCACCGTGGGGGCGGACTTCCCGCGGGTGATCAGGTACGTCGACAACGCCTCCGGGCAAGCGCTCGGCGGACAACCGGACGCGATCTCGACGGTCACGATCGACGGGGTCGCCCGCACCGCGCACCTCGTGGCGCCGCCGGCGATCGCTGACACCAAGGCGTCGTACACGCTCGGCTTCGACGCGCTGCCCGGCGTCGAGCTGGACACCAGTCTGAGCGTCGCCGGCCGGGTGACGACCTTCGCGATCGACGCGGTCCGCGACACCGGGACGCCAGGGACGAGCCGCGTGCACACGATCGACATCCCGAACCAGGACCTGGTGTCGGTGTCGAGTACGGACGCCGGCGCGACGACCGCGTTCACGACCCTCGACCCGGACTCGACCCGGAACGCCGACAAGATCACCCCGGTCACCGCGAGCACGCCGGGCGAGGCGTCCGCGACGGGTGCGGCGTACGCGTTCGTCAACACCAGCGGGCTGGCCGCCGGGATCGAGTCGAACTCGACGTACGACAAGCCGTCCGGGCAGTCGGTCGACGACGGCGCCCGCTTCTGGCATCAGGCCCGCAAGGGCAGCGACGGCAGCACGCGGGTCGGCGTCTGGAGCGGTCAGTGGACGTACCGCGCCGACACCTCGCCGTACACCGAACCGCTCCCCTGGGCGAAGGTCGTGGTGACGCCGGACGCGAACCACGACAAGACCGTCGACTGGGAGGACGGCGCGGTCGCGTTCCGCTCGATCATGACCGAGCCGAACGGCGGCGACCAGGTCAAGGACCGGGTGATCACGCACATCCCGTTCAACTTCGCCAGCCAGGCCACGCACCCGTTCCTGCGGACCCTCGACGACGTCAAGCGGATCTCGCTGTCGACCGACGGGCTCGGCCAGATGGCGCTGCTGAAGGGTTACGCGTCCGAGGGGCACGACTCGGGACACCCTGACTACGGCGGCAACTACAACCTCCGCGCGGGCGGTCTGACCGACCTGAACACGCTGCTCAAGCAGGGCAAGTCGTGGAACGCGGCGTTCGGCGTCCACGTGAACGCGACCGAGTCGTACCCGGAGGCGAACGCGTTCAGCGAGGACCTGGTCGACAAGAATGCCAAGGGCTGGAACTGGCTGAACCAGAGCTACTACATCAAGCAGCGCCCCGATCTTGCCTCGGGCAACATCGTGAAGCGGTTCCAGCAGCTCCGCGACGAGACCGACAAGAACCTGCAGGAGCTGTACATCGACGTGTACTACCAGTCCGGCTGGCTCGCCGACGGCCTCACCCGGCAGCTCACCGCGCAGGGCTGGCAGATCGCCACCGAGTGGGCCGACCGGCACGAGCGGACGTCGCTCTGGTCGCACTGGGCGAACGACCTCGACTACGGCGGCCCGACCAACAAGGGGCTGAACTCGAAGATCATCCGGTTCGTCCGGAACCACGAGAAGGACGTCTGGAACAACGACCCGATCCTCGGGCAGTCCGCGATCGTCGAGTTCGAGGGCTGGACCGGCGAGACCGACTGGAACGCGTTCTACGCGAACATCTGGCAGCGCAACCTGCCGGCGAAGTTCCTGCAGCAGCAGAAGATCCTGGACTGGAAGGCCGACGACATCAGGTTCACCGGCGGCGTCCGGGGTGCGGTCGAGAACGGGAAGCGGACTGTGTACGTCGGGAACGCGAAGGTGCTGGACGGCGACAAGTACCTGCTGCCGTGGGACAACGGCAAGAAGTCGTACCACTACAACCCGGCCGGCGGACGGACGACCTGGCAGCTGCCGGCGGCGTTCGCGGGCGTGAAGACGTTCACGGCGTACCAGCTGACCGACACCGGCAGGGCCAAGCCGGTCACGATCCGGGTCAACCACGGCTCGATCACGCTCGACGCAATCCCGGGCAAGCCGTACGTCCTCTACCCGGTCGCCGCTCCGAAGCCGCGGGCCGTGAACTGGGGTGAAGACACGCATCTGAAGGACCCGGGCTTCAACGCCGGGAACCTGGCGGCCTGGGACGCGACCGGCGGTGCGGGCATCGCGACGCTCGAGAACGGGCAGCACGTCGCCCAGCTCGGGACAAAGGCTTCGTCGGTGAGCCAGCGTATTACCGGACTCACGAAGGGTCGTACGTACAGCGCATCCGCGTGGGTGGAGGCAAACCGTCCGACGACCATCAGCGTCGACGGGGTGACGAACGTGATCACTCGGTCGACGGTGAAGAACATGGTTGCTGCTGATGACAAGCACGGCGCGTACTACCAGCGGGCCCGAGTCGTCTTCCAGGCCAGGGGGAGCACCGCCGATCTGGCCATCGGAGCAGCCGCGGGAGCTGCGCAGGTCCGGGTGGACGACGTGCGGGTGGTCGAGACGACCCCCGCCCGGGGAGTGGAGGACTTCGAGAACGTGGATCAGGGGTGGGGGCCGTTCATCAAGGGAGATGCCGGCGGGATTACCGATCCGCGGACGGTGCTTGCCAAGAAGCATGCGCCGTACACGCAGGCTGGGTGGAACGGGAAGCTTGTCGACGATGTCCTGGACGGGAACTGGTCGCTGAAGTCGCACGAGGAGAACGAGGGGCTCGTCTATCGGACCGCGCCGTGGACGGTGAACTTCCAGGCGGGCCACAAGTACAAGGTGAGTTTCGACTACGAGAGCGGACGTGCGGGGCAGTACGCGTGGATCCAGGGCGTCGACCGGCCGGGATCTGTGGAAGTGAAGGCGACGCCGATCGGTGAGCAGCGGACCAAGGCGACGTTCGACCAGGAGTTCGTCGCCGGCTGTGGCGGTGACAACTGGGTCGGGTTGCGGAAGCTCACCGACGGCGGCGACCAGACCGACTTCGTGATGGACAACTTCGCCGTCACCGACCTCGGTACGACGACCGAACCGGCGGACTGCACCTCGGTCGCCGTGACCGGTCTGACCGGGCTCGTGCCGGGTGAGGCGAACACCGTCACCACCACGTTCACCAACAACGACGTGGTGGCTGCCAGCAACATCACGCTCGGGCTGACCGCGCCCGACGGCTGGACCGTCACCGCGACCACTCCGGCGACGCACGCCACGGTCGCCGCCGGTGCGACCGCGACAACCACCTGGGACGTCAGCCCGCCGGCCGGTACGCCGGAAGGAAAGTACGTGCTGACGGCAACGGGTGGTCAGGCGACGATCACCGGCGAGGCCACCGTCCTGCCGCCGGGGATCGTCCCGCAGTCGCGGATCAAGGTGGTGGACGTCGACAGCGAGGACGTCGCCACCGGCGGCGCGGCGACGATGGCGCTGGACGGAAACCCCAGCACCATCTGGCATTCCGCCTGGTCCCAGGTCAGTACGCCGGCCGGCTTCCCACACTTCATGACGCTCGACCTCGGGTCGACGTACCAGGTGAACGGGTTGAGCTATCTGCCCCGGCAGAGCGGTACGAACGGGATGTTCAAGGGGTACGAGGTCTACGTCAGTGCGGACGGTCAGGACTGGGGTACGCCGGTTGCGTCGGGCCAGTTCCCGAACTCGACCGCCGTACAGCGGCTGGACTTCCCCGCCGAGCCCGGCCGGTATGTGAAGTTCGTCGGCACCAGTTCGCTCAACGGCGCGGTCTTCGGCTCGGCTGCCGAGCTGAACGTCTACGGAACCCACTGA
- the fahA gene encoding fumarylacetoacetase, with amino-acid sequence MSWIDIPDGSPFGPENLPLGVFRHGDEEPRVGAAIGDQVIDLAPVASAQMLDGAQLFAQPSLNAFLALGRPAWRATRNWLLDLVSNSAERDTVEPHLIPQSAVGMQLPVEVADYVDFYASEQHATNLGRLFRPDSEPLLPNWKHLPVGYHGRAGTIVASGTDIVRPSGQRKASDATVPTYGRSQRLDIEVELGYVVGTPSTLGKPVSVEDFEEHVYGVVLVNDWSARDLQAWEYVPLGPFLGKSFATSISPWVVSLDALAASAVPLPAQDPPVLPYLAGKNLVNYDITFEVYLNGHLVSSPPYRDLYWSPAQMLAHLTANGASVRTGDLYASGTVSGPEKNQRGSFIELTWGGREPLLVNGKHHTFLEDGDELTISAWARGSDGSRLGLGLGEVTGRITPGSRDK; translated from the coding sequence ATGAGCTGGATCGACATCCCGGACGGCTCGCCGTTCGGGCCGGAGAACCTGCCGCTCGGCGTGTTCCGGCACGGCGACGAGGAGCCGCGGGTAGGCGCCGCGATCGGCGACCAGGTTATCGACCTCGCACCGGTCGCGTCGGCACAGATGCTGGACGGCGCCCAGCTGTTCGCGCAGCCGAGCCTGAACGCGTTCCTCGCCCTCGGCCGCCCGGCCTGGCGTGCGACCCGGAACTGGCTGCTCGACCTGGTCAGCAACTCCGCCGAGCGGGACACGGTGGAGCCGCATCTGATCCCGCAGTCGGCGGTCGGCATGCAACTCCCCGTCGAGGTCGCCGACTACGTCGACTTCTACGCCTCCGAGCAGCACGCGACGAACCTCGGCCGGCTGTTCCGCCCGGACTCCGAGCCACTGCTCCCGAACTGGAAGCACCTCCCGGTCGGCTACCACGGCCGCGCCGGCACGATCGTTGCCAGCGGCACCGACATCGTCCGCCCGTCCGGCCAGCGCAAGGCCTCGGACGCGACGGTCCCGACGTACGGCCGGTCCCAGCGACTCGACATCGAGGTCGAGCTCGGGTACGTCGTCGGCACACCGTCGACGCTCGGAAAGCCTGTGTCTGTTGAGGATTTCGAGGAGCACGTGTACGGCGTGGTGCTCGTCAACGACTGGTCGGCCCGCGACCTACAGGCCTGGGAGTACGTCCCGCTGGGCCCGTTCCTCGGCAAGTCCTTCGCCACGTCCATCTCCCCCTGGGTCGTCTCCCTCGACGCCCTCGCGGCATCCGCCGTACCCCTCCCGGCCCAGGACCCACCCGTGCTGCCGTACCTGGCCGGCAAGAACCTGGTGAACTACGACATCACCTTCGAGGTCTACCTGAACGGTCACCTGGTCAGCAGCCCGCCGTACCGCGACCTCTACTGGTCCCCCGCCCAGATGCTCGCCCACCTGACCGCCAACGGCGCCAGCGTCCGCACCGGCGACCTGTACGCGTCCGGCACCGTCAGCGGCCCGGAGAAGAACCAGCGCGGTTCCTTCATCGAGCTGACCTGGGGAGGCCGCGAACCCCTCCTCGTCAACGGCAAGCACCACACCTTCCTCGAAGACGGCGACGAGCTCACAATCTCCGCCTGGGCACGTGGCTCCGACGGGTCCCGCCTCGGCCTCGGCCTCGGCGAGGTAACCGGGCGCATCACCCCGGGGTCACGGGACAAGTAA
- a CDS encoding homogentisate 1,2-dioxygenase encodes MAFYRQVGEVPPKRHTQFRKPDGGLYYEELMGEEGFSSDSSLLYHAGVPSALVDSQVWDLPDLATVPNHPLTPRHLKLHDLFTDTSKSNAVEDRRLVLGNGDVRISYVVAEQPSPYYRNAIGDECVYVEKGSATVETVFGVLNAVEGDYVIIPRATTHRWLPGPDGVHAYAIEGNSHIAPPKRYLSRYGQFLEHSPYCERDLHPTTEPFVEEGTDVEVLVKHRGNGPGGIVGTRMTYATHPFDVVGWDGCLYPYTFNVSDFEPITGRVHQPPPVHQVFEGYNFVVCNFVPRKVDYHPLSVPVPYYHSNVDSDEVMFYCGGDYEARKGSGIGLGSISLHPGGYAHGPQPSAIEASLGAERFEELAVMVDTFRPLELGEGGQAADDGVYAWTWAGRRKN; translated from the coding sequence ATGGCGTTCTATCGGCAGGTCGGGGAAGTACCACCGAAACGGCACACCCAGTTCCGGAAACCGGACGGCGGGCTGTACTACGAGGAGCTGATGGGCGAGGAGGGCTTCTCGTCCGACTCCTCGCTGCTGTACCACGCCGGCGTACCGTCCGCGCTCGTCGACTCCCAGGTGTGGGACCTGCCGGACCTGGCCACCGTCCCGAACCACCCGCTGACGCCGCGCCACCTGAAGCTCCACGACCTGTTCACCGACACGTCCAAGTCGAACGCCGTCGAGGACCGTCGCCTGGTGCTCGGCAACGGTGACGTCCGGATCTCGTACGTCGTCGCCGAGCAGCCGTCGCCGTACTACCGGAACGCGATCGGCGACGAGTGCGTGTACGTCGAGAAGGGCTCGGCCACCGTCGAGACCGTCTTCGGCGTACTGAACGCGGTCGAGGGCGACTACGTGATCATCCCGCGCGCGACCACGCACCGCTGGCTGCCCGGGCCGGACGGCGTGCACGCCTACGCCATCGAGGGCAACTCGCACATCGCGCCGCCGAAGCGCTACCTGTCCCGGTACGGGCAGTTCCTCGAGCACTCGCCGTACTGCGAACGCGACCTGCACCCCACCACCGAGCCGTTCGTCGAGGAGGGGACGGACGTCGAGGTGCTGGTGAAGCACCGCGGGAACGGTCCCGGCGGGATCGTCGGCACGCGGATGACGTACGCGACGCACCCGTTCGACGTGGTCGGGTGGGACGGCTGCCTGTACCCGTACACGTTCAACGTGAGCGACTTCGAGCCGATCACCGGGCGGGTGCACCAGCCGCCGCCCGTGCACCAGGTGTTCGAGGGGTACAACTTCGTGGTCTGCAACTTCGTGCCGCGGAAGGTCGACTACCACCCGCTGTCGGTGCCGGTGCCGTACTACCACTCGAACGTCGACTCCGACGAGGTGATGTTCTACTGCGGCGGCGACTACGAGGCCCGGAAGGGCTCCGGGATCGGGCTCGGGTCGATCTCGCTGCACCCGGGCGGGTACGCCCACGGCCCGCAGCCGTCCGCGATCGAGGCGTCCCTCGGCGCCGAGCGGTTCGAGGAGCTGGCGGTGATGGTCGACACCTTCCGCCCACTCGAACTGGGTGAAGGCGGCCAAGCGGCAGACGACGGCGTCTACGCCTGGACCTGGGCCGGAAGGCGCAAAAACTGA
- a CDS encoding bifunctional metallophosphatase/5'-nucleotidase, whose amino-acid sequence MTDSGERNTMTRRTVIGAGIGAGIGGAAALTAAGFEPAPAFAGGSGKTVRLTVMGTTDLHGNVFNWDYFKNAEYDDSAHNDIGLAKISTLVSAVRDRIAADRHAPRPLMLDAGDTIQGTPLAYYYAKIEPITGGHTHPMAAAMNRIGYDAAALGNHEFNYGLDILRKFQRQLRFPLLGANAQDWTTGLPAFPPYVLKRVHVPGEKPITVGILGLTNPGIAIWDKANVENKLKFGGIVELARQWVPKVRAAGADLVIASVHSGMDLSSSYGDALPYPENASVLMAETVPGIDAVLVGHAHLEIPERLVTNKTSGEQVVLSEPLKWGMRLSLFDLDLQKVRGQWKVVARHSQVLNANTVDADRDVVALLQKDHDKVVQYVNSKIGTCTEAMSAATAPWEDTAALDFVNFVQADAVSKALAGTPQASLPVLAIAAPFNRDAAIPAGDVSVRDVAGLYVFDNTLLAVTMTGTQVKEYLEFSAQYFKQISGTGPFPSDQVTNAPTSTAPNGTPDYNYDIVGGLTKPLTYKIDIAKAPGARITDLAYGGTPVAADQQFVVAVNNHRQSGGGNFPHIKTAPVVYNRQVEIRQLMIDYVTTTGTVDPKTFHTTDWSLTSNGTPITVTT is encoded by the coding sequence ATGACCGACAGCGGTGAGCGGAACACGATGACGCGACGCACAGTGATCGGTGCGGGGATCGGTGCGGGGATCGGCGGCGCGGCGGCGCTGACCGCGGCCGGATTCGAGCCGGCGCCGGCGTTCGCGGGCGGTTCGGGGAAGACGGTCCGGCTGACCGTGATGGGCACCACCGACCTGCACGGCAACGTGTTCAACTGGGACTACTTCAAGAACGCCGAGTACGACGACTCCGCGCACAACGACATCGGCCTGGCGAAGATCTCCACGCTGGTCAGCGCCGTCCGGGACCGGATCGCGGCGGACCGGCACGCGCCGCGCCCGCTGATGCTGGACGCGGGCGACACCATCCAGGGCACCCCGCTGGCCTACTACTACGCGAAGATCGAGCCCATCACCGGCGGCCACACGCACCCGATGGCGGCCGCGATGAACCGGATCGGGTACGACGCCGCGGCGCTCGGCAACCACGAGTTCAACTACGGCCTCGACATCCTCCGCAAGTTCCAGCGCCAGTTGCGTTTCCCGCTGCTCGGCGCGAACGCCCAGGACTGGACGACCGGCCTGCCCGCGTTCCCGCCGTACGTGCTGAAGCGGGTGCACGTCCCAGGCGAGAAGCCGATCACGGTCGGCATCCTCGGCCTCACGAACCCGGGCATCGCGATCTGGGACAAGGCGAACGTCGAGAACAAGCTCAAGTTCGGCGGCATCGTCGAGCTCGCGCGGCAGTGGGTCCCGAAGGTCCGCGCCGCGGGCGCCGACCTCGTGATCGCCTCGGTGCACTCGGGCATGGACCTGTCCTCGTCGTACGGCGACGCGCTGCCGTACCCGGAGAACGCGTCCGTACTGATGGCCGAGACCGTCCCGGGCATCGATGCCGTACTGGTCGGCCACGCGCACCTGGAGATCCCGGAGCGCCTGGTCACGAACAAGACCAGCGGCGAGCAGGTCGTGCTGAGCGAGCCGCTGAAGTGGGGCATGCGGCTGTCGCTGTTCGACCTGGACCTGCAGAAGGTCCGCGGACAGTGGAAGGTAGTCGCCCGGCACAGCCAGGTGCTGAACGCGAACACCGTCGACGCCGACCGGGACGTGGTCGCGCTGCTGCAGAAGGACCACGACAAGGTCGTCCAGTACGTGAACTCGAAGATCGGCACCTGCACCGAGGCGATGTCCGCGGCGACCGCGCCGTGGGAGGACACCGCCGCGCTCGACTTCGTGAACTTCGTCCAGGCGGACGCGGTGTCGAAGGCGCTCGCCGGTACGCCGCAGGCCTCGCTGCCGGTGCTGGCGATCGCGGCCCCGTTCAACCGGGACGCGGCGATCCCGGCCGGTGACGTATCGGTCCGCGACGTCGCGGGGCTGTACGTCTTCGACAACACGCTGCTCGCGGTGACGATGACGGGCACGCAGGTCAAGGAGTACCTCGAGTTCTCCGCGCAGTACTTCAAGCAGATCAGTGGCACCGGCCCGTTCCCGTCGGACCAGGTCACCAACGCGCCGACGTCGACCGCGCCGAACGGTACGCCGGACTACAACTACGACATCGTCGGCGGCCTGACCAAGCCGCTGACGTACAAGATCGACATCGCCAAGGCGCCCGGCGCGCGGATCACCGACCTCGCGTACGGCGGCACCCCGGTCGCCGCCGACCAGCAGTTCGTTGTCGCGGTCAACAACCACCGCCAGTCCGGCGGCGGCAACTTCCCGCACATCAAGACCGCCCCGGTGGTCTACAACCGCCAGGTCGAGATCCGCCAGCTGATGATCGACTACGTGACCACCACCGGCACCGTCGACCCGAAGACCTTCCACACCACCGACTGGTCCCTGACCTCCAACGGCACCCCGATCACCGTCACCACCTGA
- a CDS encoding isochorismatase family protein: MARALIVVDVQNDFCEGGSLAVAGGADVAFRIGELLHEWHEAEPDERQYAYVVATRDHHIDPGDHFSKTPDFVNSWPPHCVAGTDGVSFHPNLDPQPFDAIFDKGEYAAAYSGFEGKSHEGGHPLADWLRGKGVTDVDVCGIATDYCVRATALDAKAQGFDTTVLTTLTAGVAEPTTHQALTDLRNAGITVT; this comes from the coding sequence ATGGCCCGGGCACTGATCGTGGTTGATGTGCAGAACGACTTCTGCGAGGGCGGGAGCCTGGCCGTCGCCGGCGGCGCCGACGTCGCGTTCCGGATCGGCGAGCTGCTGCACGAGTGGCACGAGGCGGAGCCGGACGAGCGGCAGTACGCGTACGTCGTGGCCACCCGTGACCACCACATCGACCCGGGCGACCACTTCTCCAAGACGCCCGACTTCGTGAACTCCTGGCCTCCGCACTGCGTGGCCGGCACCGACGGCGTCAGCTTCCACCCGAACCTCGACCCGCAACCGTTCGACGCGATCTTCGACAAGGGCGAGTACGCCGCGGCGTACTCCGGCTTCGAAGGCAAGTCCCACGAAGGCGGCCACCCACTCGCCGACTGGCTCCGCGGCAAGGGCGTCACAGACGTCGACGTCTGCGGCATCGCCACCGACTACTGCGTCCGTGCCACCGCCCTCGACGCCAAGGCCCAGGGCTTCGACACCACCGTCCTCACCACCCTCACCGCCGGCGTAGCCGAACCCACCACCCACCAAGCCCTGACCGACCTCCGCAACGCCGGCATCACCGTCACCTAG
- a CDS encoding SDR family NAD(P)-dependent oxidoreductase, translated as MDLGFKDVAVLVTGGSSGIGRDTAIAYGREGARVAITYNTRKDAAEAVAEEIEAAGGTAYVVPMDLGAPETIAAAVASTVEHWGGLDAVVANAVSWGTLGYDERPSRIEESRPEWWTGIIRANLEGNFHLVQQVAPALRRSEHGRLVLLSTDLAERGMAGSWAYGAAKAGLHGLAASLQHDLGADGVLVNVVLPGITLENGVHRVIPQPALERIAAGFTARHLPDASELADAILFLTSPRTRSIQGQLLHVTGGDLIPS; from the coding sequence ATGGACCTGGGTTTCAAGGACGTGGCAGTGCTGGTGACCGGCGGGTCGTCCGGGATCGGGCGGGACACCGCGATCGCGTACGGGCGGGAAGGCGCGCGGGTCGCGATCACCTACAACACCCGGAAGGACGCCGCCGAGGCGGTCGCGGAGGAGATCGAGGCGGCCGGCGGCACGGCGTACGTCGTACCGATGGATCTCGGTGCGCCGGAGACCATCGCCGCGGCGGTCGCCTCGACCGTCGAGCACTGGGGCGGTCTCGACGCGGTCGTCGCGAACGCGGTCAGCTGGGGCACGCTCGGGTACGACGAGCGGCCGTCGCGGATCGAGGAGTCCCGGCCGGAGTGGTGGACCGGGATCATCCGGGCGAACCTCGAAGGGAACTTCCACCTGGTGCAGCAGGTCGCGCCCGCGCTGCGGCGCTCGGAACATGGGCGGCTCGTCCTGCTCTCGACCGACCTGGCGGAACGCGGCATGGCCGGTTCCTGGGCGTACGGCGCGGCCAAGGCGGGGCTGCACGGCCTGGCCGCGAGCCTGCAGCACGATCTGGGCGCGGACGGCGTACTCGTCAACGTCGTACTGCCCGGGATCACGCTGGAGAACGGCGTACACCGAGTGATTCCGCAGCCCGCGCTGGAGCGGATCGCGGCCGGCTTCACCGCGCGGCACCTGCCGGACGCGTCCGAGCTCGCCGACGCGATCCTGTTCCTCACGTCCCCGCGTACCAGGTCGATCCAGGGCCAGCTCCTGCACGTCACGGGCGGCGACCTGATTCCCTCGTAA
- a CDS encoding fibronectin type III domain-containing protein has translation MKKAVLAAVVAAAVIAAALVPSGPAVQAATGSAARSAPRGFGSALSSVEQLSWQTNASVNAVAVAGDLVFAGGLFTRVRPPGKARGVGDVARKYFVVLNRTTGVPTRFAPSVNGPVWSIAASPDGRRVVIGGDFTVVDGVPRSRVAMFDVATGKLVAGWDPVVNYRVAALKVTAGTVYLGGSFGAVDKVARERLAAVALSTGALLPWDPGANDDVHALEVSTDGARVFVGGGFTTIGGRDQHALAMLNARTGAVLAMPAAAAIPPLSEECDSRVKDLEVQGDKVFASNAGTNSMQCYDGVLAADSTTGKLLWQSKCLGATEAIVAIGNWLYKGSHAHDCSADGEFPDKTGMHHLLVYSTITGKLGPWFPNTDAGGTTLVGPLAFASGGNDLWAGGDFTAVNGKPQEGLTRFTDVPGGAAPARPAAPKVASARPNKVTIAFETVLDRDNLTLTYLLYRGNTRIGSWSRTSNSWTRPTVTSVTDSGLTSGQTLSYRVEVSDGRNVSRSAAATVKVR, from the coding sequence ATGAAGAAGGCCGTTCTGGCCGCGGTTGTCGCCGCGGCCGTCATTGCTGCTGCGTTGGTTCCGTCCGGGCCTGCGGTGCAGGCTGCGACCGGGAGCGCGGCGCGCAGTGCGCCGCGCGGGTTCGGGTCCGCGTTGTCGTCGGTGGAGCAGCTGTCCTGGCAGACGAACGCGAGCGTGAACGCGGTCGCCGTCGCCGGGGACCTGGTGTTCGCCGGTGGTCTGTTCACCCGGGTCCGGCCGCCGGGCAAGGCCCGTGGCGTGGGGGACGTGGCGCGGAAGTACTTCGTGGTGCTCAACCGGACCACCGGCGTACCGACGCGGTTCGCGCCGAGCGTGAACGGGCCGGTCTGGAGCATCGCCGCGTCGCCGGACGGCCGCCGGGTCGTGATCGGCGGCGACTTCACCGTGGTGGACGGCGTACCGCGGTCCCGGGTGGCGATGTTCGACGTTGCCACCGGCAAGCTCGTGGCCGGCTGGGACCCGGTGGTGAACTACCGCGTCGCCGCACTGAAGGTCACCGCCGGCACGGTCTATCTCGGCGGCTCGTTCGGCGCCGTCGACAAGGTCGCCCGGGAGCGCCTCGCCGCGGTCGCGCTGAGCACCGGCGCGCTGCTGCCGTGGGACCCGGGCGCGAACGACGACGTCCACGCGCTCGAGGTGTCGACCGACGGTGCGCGGGTCTTCGTCGGCGGCGGGTTCACCACGATCGGCGGCCGCGACCAGCACGCGCTCGCGATGCTGAACGCCCGGACCGGCGCGGTGCTCGCGATGCCCGCCGCGGCCGCGATCCCGCCGCTGTCCGAGGAGTGCGACAGCCGGGTCAAGGACCTCGAGGTCCAGGGAGACAAGGTGTTCGCGTCCAACGCCGGCACCAACAGCATGCAGTGCTACGACGGCGTGCTCGCCGCGGACAGCACGACCGGCAAGCTGCTCTGGCAGAGCAAGTGCCTGGGCGCGACCGAGGCGATCGTTGCGATCGGCAACTGGCTGTACAAGGGCTCGCACGCCCACGACTGCAGCGCGGACGGGGAGTTCCCCGACAAGACCGGCATGCATCACCTGCTCGTCTACAGCACGATCACCGGCAAGCTCGGTCCCTGGTTCCCGAACACGGATGCCGGCGGTACGACGCTGGTCGGCCCACTCGCGTTCGCGTCCGGCGGCAACGACCTCTGGGCGGGCGGTGACTTCACGGCGGTGAACGGCAAGCCGCAGGAGGGGCTGACCCGGTTCACCGACGTACCGGGCGGTGCCGCGCCGGCGCGTCCGGCCGCGCCGAAGGTGGCGAGCGCGCGGCCGAACAAGGTGACGATCGCCTTCGAGACCGTGCTCGACCGCGACAACCTGACGCTCACCTACCTGCTGTACCGCGGCAACACCCGGATCGGCAGCTGGTCGCGGACGTCGAACTCGTGGACCAGGCCGACCGTCACCTCGGTGACCGACTCCGGCCTGACCAGCGGTCAGACGCTGTCCTACCGCGTCGAGGTCAGCGACGGCCGCAACGTCAGCAGGAGCGCCGCGGCCACCGTCAAGGTCCGCTGA